The stretch of DNA CAAATTATCTATTAATATAAATATCGGGAGGTAACATTATGAACATGAAAAGATTGTTGGTTCTTGGAGTATTCTTATTTGCAGTTGTTTCAATGGCCGCCATTAGTGCTGAAACTACACAAGAGATAACTTTAGACGGTATCCACTTTAAAATTCCAGAAGGATATACTGCAGTTGAAAAAGAACTTGATGCAGCCAATCTTACTGAAACAGAAGATATAGACGGTACTGCTGTTGATACTGAAGCATCATCTGAATATAAGAATGCCGCTGGCGATGAATTAGAATTTAAAGTAGGCACAAGAGATAATCAGAAAATCGATTCTATTAATCCTGCAAATGCTGAAAAGAAAAATATCGCTGGTAAAGACGGTTTCCTTATTAAAGAATCCGATGACGGCAAAGACAAATTTGAGTTTGAATACTTACAAGACGGTAAAATAGTTAAGATTACTGCTGTTAGTGAAGACATCATTAGTCAAGTAATCGCATAAAATTTTTACCATTTTTTCTATTTTTTGTTGAATTTATTGCCATGCCATCGATGAAAGATTATAATTGGCAACATTCGTTTGAAACTGAATCACGTAGTTTTAAAATTCCCTTTTTACTAACTATTTTATCAATTCCGGAGTTCTTTATCATTCTAAAGCATATCGGACAAGGTTCCGCATCATCTATTTCCACCCAAGCTCCTTCATCATACTTTTCTCCAGCTAGATAAATGGTTGAGCCAAGCATTTCATTTCTGCTGGCGCTGATCATAGCATTTTGTTCGGCATGTACTGAAAAGCAATCATTATAGTTTCCT from Methanobrevibacter sp. YE315 encodes:
- a CDS encoding dCMP deaminase family protein, with the translated sequence MMDENSINENNANRMSKNEYYLAIALAVSKRSTCLKRRYGAVIVNNDEIISTGYNGNPRGEENCCDRGNCQRMNLPSNSGNYNDCFSVHAEQNAMISASRNEMLGSTIYLAGEKYDEGAWVEIDDAEPCPICFRMIKNSGIDKIVSKKGILKLRDSVSNECCQL